In Colletotrichum higginsianum IMI 349063 chromosome 3, whole genome shotgun sequence, a genomic segment contains:
- a CDS encoding Fungal specific transcription factor domain-containing protein — protein MFHSFDSRRSLSASAAASPTPSRKVNRSCQECTRRKVKCDGGHPCASCQYYKVAETCEYRQRSRRHAVSRSTLEKTSEQLRAQASVLQELFPDVPVDDLVGKSRAELLTLLPRDSLFGARPMTASQPNLLSPVAGISTTADEDEDDGPDDSTQISENENGEAANDRRWDESAQQPATIRASDDINAISLATDQHRRSYLGVTSMSAVLRAIFRLCPAAKEHTAERAKMWAESQYPSQLLPSLSLISPGAGLNPLREQRCIEFYFDHIHPITPILNEDDFRRTLAAGGRHDSSWLALLNMVFTLGSIASGSDSLHVQYYKQARVYLDLDSLGSGNMESLQALCLLGGYYLHYRNSPNMAYAVLGAAHRVAIALGLHREPARSRAAERAENHPEHATHISRAETRRRTWWSLFCLDTWASMTLGRPTCGRWDSSTMDTLLPTPLFADDHAAASLRASCLFCHICDRIQHRFAQHARLSAHEALAFDRELREWHASLPEYLRNPANSPPRLTVAREFMRNRYLNVRLILSRCFLLYLAHDRSLKRGAAAISAVIEPSPDDVMLVDTCRSVALEAIDAITLYWTPNRVHVWNSAWYLFQACMVPLLSIAIETNHRHSSRKQQQQQQQQQTQPHLSQSQQPTISSRTSLTNTDTVPPSRTVATTAPSPENNPLLTSWCASLTKALELFAEMRPWMRASDRTPDIVSALYEAVTADVDGSGAGSAIRTPSATTDSGMDLFGWCDEQLTELDWGAFLGSSGGGGGGGGGGEDGMHQSMFAFS, from the exons ATGTTCCACTCGTTCGACAGCCGCCGGAGTCTCTCCGCCTCGGCAGCCGCCTCCCCGACTCCGTCCCGCAAGGTCAACCGCTCGTGCCAGGAGTGCACAAGGCGCAAAGTCAAGTGTGACGGTGGACACCCTTGCGCCAGTTGCCAGTATTACAAGGTTGCAGAAACGTGTGAGTACAGACAGCGGAGCAGGCGACATGCTGTAAGCAGGAG CACTCTTGAGAAGACTTCGGAGCAGCTCCGCGCCCAGGCCAGTGTTCTGCAAGAACTCTTCCCTGATGTTCCCGTCGACGACTTGGTCGGCAAGAGCCGCGCAGAACTGCTCACTCTACTGCCTCGAGACTCCCTCTTTGGAGCGCGGCCCATGACCGCTTCACAGCCCAACCTCTTGTCGCCTGTCGCCGGCAtctccaccaccgccgacgaggacgaggacgatgggCCTGACGACTCGACGCAGATCTCCGAGAACGAGAACGGAGAAGCCGCCAACGACCGCCGTTGGGACGAATCTGCCCAGCAGCCCGCCACCATCCGCGCCAGCGACGATATCAACGCCATCAGCCTGGCGACGGACCAGCACCGCCGCTCTTACCTCGGCGTCACCTCCATGAGCGCCGTCCTGAGAGCCATATTCCGCCTCTGCCCCGCCGCTAAAGAGCACACAGCCGAGCGCGCAAAGATGTGGGCCGAGTCCCAGTACCCATCCCagctgctgccgtcgctgTCCCTCATCAGCCCGGGCGCCGGCCTGAACCCCCTGCGCGAGCAGCGCTGCATCGAGTTCTACTTTGACCACATCCACCCCATCACCCCGATCCTTAACGAGGACGACTTCCGACGGACCCTTGCAGCGGGCGGTCGCCACGACAGCTCCTGgctcgccctcctcaacATGGTCTTCACCCTGGGCTCCATCGCCTCCGGGAGCGATTCTCTGCACGTACAGTACTACAAACAGGCTCGCGTCTATCTTGACCTGGACTCCCTCGGTTCTGGCAACATGGAGAGCCTCCAGGCCCTCTGTCTGCTGGGTGGCTACTATCTTCACTACCGCAACTCCCCCAACATGGCCTACGCTgtgctcggcgccgcccaccGCGTCGCCATAGCCCTGGGCCTGCACCGAGAACCCGCCCGCAGCCGCGCCGCTGAGCGCGCCGAGAACCACCCGGAACACGCCACCCACATCTCCCGCGCCGAGACGCGTCGCCGGACCTGGTGGAGCCTCTTCTGCCTCGACACCTGGGCGAGCATGACTCTCGGTCGCCCGACCTGCGGCCGCTGGGACAGCAGCACCATGGATACGCTCCTCCCCACGCCGCTGTTCGCCGATgaccacgccgccgcctcgctgCGGGCGAGCTGCCTGTTCTGCCACATATGCGACCGGATCCAACACCGCTTCGCCCAACACGCCCGCCTGTCCGCCCACGAAGCCCTGGCCTTCGATCGCGAGTTGCGCGAATGGCACGCCTCCCTGCCCGAGTATCTGAGGAACCCGGCAAACTCCCCTCCCCGGCTGACTGTGGCCCGCGAGTTCATGCGCAATCGCTACCTGAACGTGCGACTCATCCTGTCCCGCTGTTTCCTGCTGTACCTCGCCCACGACCGCAGCCTCAAACGCGGCGCCGCTGCCATctccgccgtcatcgagccCTCCCCCGACGACGTGATGCTGGTCGACACCTGCCGCTCCGTTGCGCTGGAGGCCATTGACGCCATAACCCTCTACTGGACACCCAACCGCGTTCACGTCTGGAACTCGGCATGGTATCTCTTCCAAGCTTGTATGGTCCCGTTGCTgtccatcgccatcgagACCAACCACCGCCACTCATCTCGcaagcaacagcagcagcagcagcagcagcagacaCAACCGCACTTGTCACAATCGCAACAGCCAACCATCTCCTCGAGAACGTCCTTGACTAATACCGACACTGTCCCGCCGTCCAGAACCGTAGCCACAACCGCACCCTCGCCGGAAAATAACCCCCTCCTGACCTCCTGGTGCGCGAGCCTCACGAAAGCCCTCGAGCTGTTCGCCGAGATGCGCCCCTGGATGCGCGCCTCGGACCGCACGCCGGACATCGTTTCGGCTCTCTACGaggccgtcaccgccgaTGTTGACGGatccggcgccggctccgctATTcgcacgccgtcggccacCACGGACAGCGGCATGGACCTGTTTGGATGGTGCGACGAGCAGCTAACGGAGCTGGACTGGGGCGCGTTCctcggcagcagcggcggcggcgggggtggcggcgggggtggCGAGGACGGGATGCATCAGAGTATGTTTGCTTTCTCCTAA
- a CDS encoding Ubiquitin carboxyl-terminal hydrolase — MSSTNPDPSAAAPAFIPLEANPELMTSLLHKLGLSPALSVHDVYSLTDPDMLSFVPRPALAVLLVFPVSAAYESHRLAEDSLLDEYKGKGPQEPVVWFRQTIRNACGLMGLLHAVANGPAREYIQKPSDLDTLIENAVPLDPVARAQLLEKTPSLATAHREAASQGATEAPEASDDVDLHYVCFVRGEDGTLWELDGRRKGPLNRGQLDAGEDVLSEKALTWGPRKFLEREGADLRFSAVALAGSLD; from the exons ATGTCATCGACGAACCCCGACCcctccgccgcggcgcccgcTTTCATCCCCCTCGAGGCGAACCCGGAGCTCATGACGTCGCTCCTGCACAAGCTCGGCCTCTCGCCCGCGCTCTCGGTCCACGACGTCTACTCCCTCACCGACCCAGACATGCTCTCCTTCGTGCCCCGccccgccctcgccgtcctcctcgtcttccccgtcAGCGCCGCCTACGAGAGCCACCGCCTGGCGGAGGACTCGCTGCTGGATGAGTACAAAGGAAAAGGGCCGCAGGAGCCCGTCGTGTGGTTCCGCCAGACCATCCGCAACGCCTGCGGGCTGATGGGCCTGTTGCACGCCGTCGCGAACGGACCTGCTAGGGAGTACATCC AAAAACCCTCGGACCTCGACACCCTCATCGAGAACGCCGTGCCTCTCGACCCCGTCGCGCGcgcccagcttctcgagaAGACGCCCTCCCTGGCGACGGCCCACCGCGAGGCCGCCTCGCAAGGCGCCACCGAGGCCCCCGAGGcctcggacgacgtcgatctACACTACGTCTGCTTCGtgcgcggcgaggacggcaccCTGTGGGAGCTCGACGGCCGACGTAAGGGGCCCTTAAACCGCGGCCagctggacgccggcgaggacgtgcTGAGCGAGAAGGCGCTCACGTGGGGCCCGCGCAAGTTTCTCGAGAGGGAGGGCGCTGATCTGCGGTTCAGCGCTGTTGCGCTGGCGGGATCTCTTGATTAG
- a CDS encoding ATP-dependent RNA helicase suv3 gives MRTVLRAAKICAAGSRLAPSHGFATSSPAAFKAATALCSSKKYTPVESKKSKYDVFRTMILTQFNVVLNNMGGWSETNREFQNFGIRSEHGLNNEIALFRETIQKSIHLANKGATLRKENPLFWSLRNAFIRGDVKGLTSELRYSFQSFMLRSRLEKSSPRQKKLADLRFPQEWFPATRAIQRTIHLHVGPTNSGKTYRALKALENAKSGIYGGPLRLLAHEIYSRFQAKGRPCAMITGEEQRIPDSDNYFISCTVEMTPLNRLVDVAVLDEIQMISDRDRGWAWSQALLGVMAKEVHLCGEERVVDLIKSICSSIGEKCIVHRYQRLSPLQTMKKSLKNDLTKLRKGDAVVAFTRVNLHGLKNAIEDATGRRCAIVYGSLPPETRAQQAALFNDPDNEYDFLVASDAIGMGLNLEIKRVIFETATKHDGTQYRTLTTSEIKQIGGRAGRYKTARQAATDPNGTAAPEEKMGYVTTLVDDDLPIIEKAFNSETQPLDVATIHPPASVIEQFSEYFPPDTPLSFILLRLRELAPVSQRYSVYISELSLEIADAIQEFPMTIQERITILHAPASLREPGMRAIIKAVAKCISTRTGGALYDIQPINLELLDATLDDFSNQGRRYLHSIEALHQAITIYLWVSYRFPNIFTSQALAFHVKDAVEEKIEFYLENNTVFDADVHGKARDRQRREALQKQLEQELLMAEQLESPEGENELVDSEPSDEGPGQWISPGHEEPLVDDESEYEELQDRPRSEPVPRQESL, from the exons ATGAGAACAGTCTTGCGAGCCGCAAAAATTTGCGCTGCAGGCAGTCGCCTTGCGCCGAGCCATGGCTTTGCGACATCATCCCCAGCCGCCTTCAAG GCGGCAACAGCGCTGTGTTCTAGCAAGAAGTACACCCCCGTCGAAAGCAAAAAGTCCAAATACGACGTCTTCAGAACCATGATCCTTACTCAGTTCAATGTTGTTCTGAACAACATGGGCGGTTGGTCAGAGACCAACCGCGAGTTCCAGAACTTCGGCATCAGGAGCGAGCATGGGCTCAACAACGAGATTGCTCTTTTCCGTGAGACGATACAGAAATCGATTCATTTGGCCAACAAGGGCGCGACGTTGCGCAAGGAGAACCCGCTCTTTTGGTCCCTGCGGAACGCCTTCATCCGCGGCGACGTCAAGGGGCTGACTTCGGAGTTGCGGTATTCGTTTCAGAGCTTCATGCTGCGGTCTCGACTGGAAAAATCCTCCCCGAGGCAGAAAAAGTTGGCGGACCTGAGATTCCCCCAGGAGTGGTTTCCCGCCACGCGGGCCATTCAACGCACTATCCACCTGCACGTGGGACCAACAAACTCTGGAAAGACATACCGGGCCTTAAAGGCGCTCGAGAATGCGAAATCGGGCATCTACGGAGGCCCCTTACGTCTACTGGCGCACGAGATTTATTCACGGTTCCAGGCCAAGGGAAGGCCGTGTGCCATGATCACGGGCGAAGAGCAGCGCATACCGGACTCGGACAACTACTTTATTAGCTGCACCGTTGAGATGACGCCGCTTAACAgactcgtcgacgtcgccgtgTTGGACGAGATCCAGATGATTAGCGATCGGGATCGAGGTTGGGCGTGGAGCCAAGCTTTACTCGGTGTCATGGCAAAGGAAGTCCACCTGTGTGGCGAGGAACGCGTTGTCGATCTCATCAAGTCGATTTGTTCCAGCATCGGCGAGAAGTGTATTGTGCATCGCTACCAAAGACTGAGCCCATTGCAAACGATGAAGAAGAGTCTCAAAAATGACCTCACCAAGCTCCGAAAGGGCGATGCGGTCGTCGCTTTCACCCGAGTCAACCTGCACGGTCTGAAAAATGCCATCGAGGATGCGACTGGCCGCCGCTGCGCCATCGTCTATGGGTCTCTGCCACCCGAGACTCGAGCGCAGCAAGCAGCTTTGTTCAACGACCCGGACAATGAATACGACTTTCTCGTTGCTAGCGACGCCATTGGCATGGGCCTGAACTTGGAGATCAAGCGTGTTATTTTTGAGACGGCGACAAAGCACGACGGCACCCAATACCGTACGCTGACGACGTCTGAGATCAAGCAAATTGGCGGCAGAGCAGGCCGATACAAGACAGCGAGGCAGGCGGCAACGGACCCTAACGGTACCGCCGCTcccgaggagaagatgggATACGTGACGacgctcgtcgacgatgactTGCCGATTATTGAAAAGGCATTCAACTCCGAGACGCAACCGCTCGACGTGGCCACTATACACCCCCCGGCCTCCGTGATTGAGCAGTTTTCCGAATATTTCCCCCCTGATACACCCCTCAGCTTCATCCTGCTTCGGCTCCGCGAGCTTGCCCCCGTCTCGCAGCGTTACTCGGTCTACATCTCTGAACTCAGCCTAGAGATTGCCGATGCCATTCAGGAGTTTCCGATGACGATCCAGGAGCGCATCACTATCCTCCACGCGCCCGCTTCGCTTCGCGAACCTGGCATGAGAGCAATTATCAAGGCGGTTGCAAAGTGCATTTCGACGCGGACCGGCGGCGCTCTGTACGACATTCAAcccatcaacctcgagctccttgacgCGACGCTAGACGACTTCAGTAACCAGGGCAGGCGCTACCTGCACTCCATCGAGGCGCTGCACCAGGCCATTACGATCTACCTGTGGGTGAGCTACCGTTTCCCCAATATTTTTACGAGCCAGGCGCTGGCGTTCCAtgtcaaggacgccgtcgaggaaaAGATTGAATTCTACCTCGAGAACAATACCGTCTTCGATGCGGACGTCCACGGCAAGGCTCGTGACCGGCAGCGCAGGGAAGCGTTGCAAAAGCAGCTGGAGCAGGAGTTGCTCATGGCAGAGCAGCTCGAGAGCCCCGAGGGCGAAAATGAGCTTGTCGACAGCGAGCCTTCTGACGAGGGCCCTGGGCAGTGGATCTCCCCGGGCCACGAGGAGCCccttgttgatgatgagaGCGAATACGAAGAACTGCAAGACCGGCCGCGAAGTGAGCCTGTCCCCCGGCAGGAGTCACTATGA
- a CDS encoding Synaptobrevin: MASSSTPITPLLYSCIAHNNTILSECTTSASSQTSSLASLILPKIDHSSPQKLTYTHGSHHIHYIAEAPSDHPDHPSAGGLTFLVIADASLGRRIPFGFLFEIRRRFLEQFPAESTDYAELPNYGVASYNGQLKKFMVDYGTTSGGKDDAISNVQREIDDVRGIMTRNIEGLLERGERIDLLVDKTDRLGGSAREFRVRSRGLKRKMWWKNVKLMALLTLVVVLIVLAIVIAVKN; this comes from the exons ATGGCTTCCTCATCGACGCCCATCACCCCCTTGCTCTA CTCGTGCATAGCACACAACAATACAATCCTCAGCGAATGCACGacatcggcctcgtcgcagacctcctccctcgcctccctcaTCCTACCCAAGATCGATCACAGCAGCCCTCAGAAGCTGACCTACACCCACGGCTCGCACCATATTCATTACATCGCCGAGGCGCCCTCAGACCATCCAGACCACCCGTCCGCCGGCGGTCTCaccttcctcgtcatcgccgacgcctcgTTGGGCCGCCGCATCCCCTTCGGCTTCCTCTTCGAgatccgccgccgcttcctcGAGCAGTTCCCAGCCGAGTCAACCGACTACGCCGAGCTGCCAAATTATGGCGTTGCCAGTTATAACGGCCAGCTCAAGAAGTTCATGGTCGACTACGGCACCACaagcggcggcaaggacgaCGCCATCTCCAATGTCCAACGCGAGATTGACGATGTCCGCGGCATCATGACGCGCAACATCGAGGGCCTGCTCGAGAGGGGCGAGCGCATCGACCTGCTTGTCGATAAGACGGACCGTCTCGGTGGCAGCGCCCGCGAATTCCGCGTCCGCAGCCGCGGCCTGAAGCGCAAGATGTGGTGGAAGAACGTCAAGCTCATGGCGCTGCTGACGCTTGTCGTCGTGCTGATTGTCCTTGCGATTGTAATTGCGGTGAAAAACTGA
- a CDS encoding Short-chain dehydrogenase/reductase family Oxidoreductase, producing MPLDFFGHVLETGLPIWVTDNWWFITKTVVTVTVLFLIKLWSAGSSNPAERDMHGRVVMITGGTSGVGAATVLELGGRGAQIILLTHTPVSDPFLVEYIGDVRARTGNELIYAEQVDLASLHSIRKFATKWIDNSPPRRLDMVILCAATVTPAAAKRTQTSEGIEEMWMVNYLSNFHLLSILSPAIKAQPWDRDVRIIFATCSSYIGSGSLKEPLTKEDWSAGKAYKRSKLALMVFGHAFQKHLDAYKRPDDLPMNSRVFFADPGFARTPGMRRWLSRGTLWGLFAYLLTYPLPWLLLKSSEQGAQSILYAVMEPSLVRVGGGKLIKECQVVDFARKDIEDEEVAKKLWEESDKLIETTEKREATLRAMRKEEDEKLKKTEKETAAMVDDRKENRAKSSEKSSEKTNAPQKSKGKKKSKKDT from the coding sequence ATGCCCCTCGACTTCTTCGGCCACGTGCTCGAAACCGGCCTCCCGATATGGGTAACGGACAACTGGTGGTTCATCACCAAGACTGTCGTGACGGTCACTgttctcttcctcatcaaGCTCTGGAGCGCCGGCTCCTCTAACCCGGCCGAGCGGGACATGCACGGGAGGGTCGTCATGATAACGGGCGGGACGTCAGGCGTAGGGGCAGCGACAGTGCTGGAactcggcggccgcggcgcgcAAATCATCCTGCTGACGCACACCCCCGTTTCGGACCCCTTCCTCGTTGAGTACATTGGCGACGTACGCGCCCGGACCGGCAATGAGCTCATCTACGCCGAGCAGGTCGACCTCGCGTCCCTGCATAGCATCCGCAAGTTCGCGACCAAGTGGATCGACAACTCCCCGCCGCGTCGGCTGGACATGGTAATCCTTTGCGCCGCCACCGTtacgcccgccgccgccaagaggACGCAGACGAGTGAGGGTATCGAGGAGATGTGGATGGTCAACTACCTCTCCAATTTCCACCTCCTTTCCATTCTCAGTCCCGCCATCAAGGCCCAGCCCTGGGACCGTGACGTGCGCATCATATTCGCCACATGCTCCTCATACATCGGCTCGGGCTCTCTAAAAGAGCCTCTGACCAAGGAAGACTGGTCCGCAGGCAAGGCGTACAAGCGCAGCAAGCTAGCCCTAATGGTCTTTGGCCACGCCTTTCAGAAGCACCTTGACGCCTACAAGCGACCCGACGATCTACCTATGAATTCGCGCGTCTTTTTCGCCGACCCGGGCTTCGCTCGCACGCCGGGCATGCGCCGCTGGCTCTCGCGTGGCACACTGTGGGGACTGTTCGCTTACCTACTCACATATCCGCTACCGTGGTTGTTGCTCAAGAGCTCCGAGCAGGGCGCGCAGTCGATCCTCTACGCCGTCATGGAGCCGAGTCTCGtgcgcgtcggcggcgggaagCTGATCAAGGAGTGCCAGGTAGTGGACTTTGCACGCAAGGAcatcgaagacgaggaggtcgccaaGAAGCTGTGGGAGGAGAGCGATAAACTCATTGAGACGACGGAAAAGAGGGAGGCTACCCTTAGGGCTATGcggaaggaggaggacgagaagtTGAAAAAGACTGAAAAGGAGACTGCGGCTATGGTCGACGACCGGAAAGAGAACCGCGCGAAGAGCAGCGAGAAGAGCAGTGAGAAGACCAATGCGCCGCAAAAgtccaagggcaagaagaagtcCAAAAAGGACACGTAG
- a CDS encoding G-patch domain-containing protein, translating to MIRRVIDEEEYGEEDDVPLQHRRPFGAGIQRKPIQFVKASDPNLSTAEPVKTTKSGSSVGDFYLSLVLPSEKARPGVETPAAQICAVCDLPLGKDDAVGELSNGGSNSGEKTTAKRPKHEASIAHQVCLTHSHPPSALDRSRMGLTYLSSHGWDPDSRKGLGAAGQGMQFPLKTQPKEDKYGLGLAIPKDLKSKVEKKKKQTPQTLDAKKCRKKADEDKRKAERLRQMFYGSEDMDRYLGSGL from the coding sequence ATGATAAGACGggtcatcgacgaggaggaatacggcgaggaagacgatgtgCCGCTTCAGCATCGGCGGCCCTTTGGCGCAGGCATCCAGCGCAAGCCGATCCAGTTCGTGAAGGCATCTGACCCGAACCTAAGCACGGCCGAACCAGTCAAGACCACCAAGTCCGGTTCTTCTGTGGGGGACTTCTACCTCAGTCTCGTTCTCCCGAGCGAGAAGGCGAGACCGGGGGTTGAGACGCCAGCGGCACAAATATGCGCCGTGTGTGACTTGCCACTTGGTAAAGACGATGCCGTGGGAGAACTCAGtaacggcggcagcaacagcggTGAAAAGACGACAGCGAAGAGACCAAAGCACGAGGCTTCGATTGCTCACCAGGTCTGTCTCACACACTCACAtccgccatcggcgctggACAGGTCACGCATGGGCTTGACCTACTTGTCGTCGCACGGCTGGGACCCGGATTCGCGGaagggcctcggcgccgcgggcCAGGGTATGCAGTTTCCTCTCAAGACGCAGCCGAAGGAGGACAAGTATGGTCTCGGCCTGGCTATTCCCAAGGACCTCAAGAGCAAagtcgagaagaagaagaagcagactCCTCAAACGCTGGACGCGAAGAAATGCCGTAAGAaagccgacgaggacaaaAGGAAGGCAGAGAGGTTGCGGCAGATGTTCTACGGCAGCGAGGATATGGACAGATACCTTGGTTCCGGTTTGTAA
- a CDS encoding Sec1 family protein, which yields MGVSTLQEQHDVIIDTIKNITRGDWKVLVLDEGSKKILDNVVKEDDILNHNIANIERIEQKRDMNPEMDAIYILSPQENIVEILVNDFERRRYKQAYLVWTGVLDPRVRRMIDGNPATKSRIAGFETLSIDFFPRESHLVTFRDPWSFPILYHPACNNLVARHMKILAQKITGVCVTLGEYPKVRYYRPKNPLHEAAVLSSHLARFVQEELDEYAQWNPNFPPQSTRPAGTLIITDRSMDILAPLVHEFTYQAMAHDLLPIQDGDKVTYHMVTNGGTPEEEEKDMELSDKDPVWVDNRHRHMKDTIEKLMSDFRKFLADNPHFVNENQDTTSLNAIRDMLAGLPQFQEMKEAYSLHLNMAQEAMNIFEKHKLPDIASIEQTLATGLDEDFKKPKNILDQVVRLLDDDAVSPSDRLRLIILYVLYRDGVIMEDINRLLAHSGLPQRDGEVAANLEMLGGRPVRNGLKDVRPPQPPLFQKNTKSAEVSEEYSLSRFETAMQTMLDELSRGTLDQTTFPYVKPPADPNEDLLASQQGSLRAGRPNWAAAGRRPPENRQRYIVFMAGGATYSESRACYEVSSRQGKDIFLVTSHMLTPQLYVRQVGDLGKDKRTLDIPMERPTPRAPAWVYEKPAPPPNPMAQRPAPGMAPPGQPVGGPGRRAPAPGGLPSRPVAPPTAQMGSMSLNTPSPIPNGGGASPAPSDGGKPHKLEKDKKKRNFLGMKKSHKDKDKH from the exons ATGGGTGTCTCCACGCTCCAGGAGCAGCATGACG TCATCATCGACACCATCAAGAACATTACCCGCGGCGAC TGGAAGGTCCTGGTTCTAGACGAGGGCTCCAAAAAGATCTTGGACAATGTCGTCAAAGAAGATGACATCCTCAATCACAACATCGCCA ACATCGAGCGCATCGAGCAGAAGCGAGACATGAACCCTGAAATGGATGCCATCTACATCCTGTCACCGCAAGAGAACATTGTCGAAATCCTTGTCAACGACTTCGAGCGCCGCAGATATAAGCAAGCCTACCTCGTATGGACTGGCGTTTTGGACCCTAGAGTTCGCCGCATGATTGACGGCAATCCGGCGACAAAGTCACGCATCGCGGGCTTCGAGACACTATCCATTGACTTCTTCCCTCGCGAGTCGCACCTGGTCACCTTTAGAGACCCCTGGAGCTTCCCAATCCTGTACCACCCGGCTTGTAACAACTTAGTCGCTCGTCACATGAAGATTCTGGCCCAAAAG ATCACTGGCGTCTGCGTTACACTGGGTGAATATCCCAAAGTACGCTACTACAGACCGAAGAACCCCCTCCACGAAGCCGCCGTACTCAGCTCTCATCTCGCCCGTTTTGTGCAGGAAGAATTGGACGAATACGCGCAGTGGAACCCCAATTTCCCACCAcagtcgacgaggccggcagGAACACTTATCATCACGGACAGATCTATGGACATCCTGGCGCCCTTGGTGCACGAGTTTACCTATCAGGCCATGGCTCACGACCTCCTCCCGATACAAGACGGCGACAAGGTGACGTACCACATGGTCACCAACGGTGGCAccccggaggaggaggagaaagacATGGAACTGTCGGACAAGGATCCCGTCTGGGTAGACAACCGCCACCGGCACATGAAGGATACTATTGAAAAGCTCATGTCGGACTTTCGGAAGTTTTTGGCCGACAATCCGCATTTCGTCAATGAGAATCAAGACACGACAAGTTTGAACGCCATCAGGGACATGTTGGCCGGGCTGCCGCAGTTCCAGGAAATGAAGGAGGCATACTCGCTTCATTTGAACATGGCACAGGAGGCCATGAACATATTTGAGAAGCACAAGCTACCGGACATCGCTTCTATCGAGCAAACGCTAGCAACAGGACTGGACGAGGACTtcaagaagcccaagaatATTCTCGATCAGGTTGTGCGTCTATTGGATGACGACGCTGTTTCTCCCTCTGACCGACTACGATTGATCATTCTCTACGTACTCTACCGAGACGGCGTCATTATGGAAGACATCAACCGACTGCTGGCGCATTCCGGCCTGCCACAAAGGGACGGGGAAGTTGCTGCCAATCTCGAGATGTTGGGCGGACGCCCGGTTCGCAACGGTCTGAAAGACGTGCGGCCGCCTCAGCCGCCCCTGTTCCAAAAGAACACCAAATCTGCGGAAGTCAGTGAGGAATACTCGCTATCCCGCTTCGAGACAGCAATGCAGACAATGCTCGACGAGCTTAGTCGAGGCACTCTGGACCAGACGACGTTTCCCTATGTGAAGCCGCCAGCGGACCCCAATGAGGACCTCTTGGCATCTCAGCAAGGCTCACTGCGCGCGGGCAGGCCGAActgggcggcagcaggtcgacggccgccagAAAACCGACAGCGTTATATTGTATtcatggccggcggcgcaACGTACAGTGAGAGCCGAGCATGTTACGAGGTTTCGTCCCGTCAAGGCAAAGATATCTTCCTGGTGACCAGCCATATGCTTACGCCGCAGCTCTACGTCCGTCAAgtcggcgacctgggcaAGGACAAGCGCACGCTGGATATCCCCATGGAGCGACCAACGCCCCGAGCTCCGGCGTGGGTCTACGAGAAacccgcccctcctcccaaTCCCATGGCACAACGGCCTGCACCCGGCATGGCACCGCCAGGGCAGCCGGTGGGAGGCCCTGGCCGCAGAGCACCGGCGCCGGGTGGACTTCCGAGCCGACCTGTGGCCCCGCCTACGGCCCAGATGGGCAGCATGAGCCTCAACACGCCATCGCCTATAccgaacggcggcggcgcctccCCTGCGCCGTCAGACGGCGGAAAGCCGCACAAGCTCGAAAAGGATAAGAAGAAGCGTAATTTCCTAGGCATGAAGAAGAGTCACAAAGACAAGGACAAGCACTGA